GCGCTTTGTGTCCACTTTCTCTTCTGCCAGGATACGCGAGAACCGGAGATTGGTCTCCACATCACCGTCATCCCTGGCCAGGATCTCGTCGAACAACTTGAAGGCATCCTCTCTCCTGCCGACTCCGTACAGCGCGGCCGCCTGGATCGCCGATGCTTTGATAATATCCGGGCTCTTGGCGACCGCCTTGTCAGCCCACTCGAGCGCTGCCTGATAGTTACCGTGATCCAATTCATATTCGGCGGTTCGCGCCTCGGCATCCGGGTTGTCGGGATTGAGCCGGTTCATAAGGTCAATCACACCCCGCGCTTGCGTGGTCGCGTCAAGTCTGGTCAGGGCATCCTCCATGCGGTCGAAAGCTGCGAGATTCCCTTTCACGTACGGAATGCTCTCCGCAAACAGCTTCACTCCCGCATCGACCTGCTTCACCCCGACCAGGCACCAGGCCCTGGTCACGGCCAGCTCAGGGAAAGTTCGCGCAAAGAACGGGTACTCATCGAATCGCTTCAGGGCTACATCGAACTGTTTCTGATCTGTGTACATCTTGGCGAATTGCTCGAACGCCGGTCGGTTCTCTGGGGCAACCGCCAGCGCCTGTTTGAAGTCCGCCTCGGCATCGGCGTACAGATGTACCAGCCGGTCGGCGCAGGCGACGCCAAGAGCTGTCAGCCAGGAGGGGTCATTGCCGCGGAACTGCAGGATTGAGTCCCGAAGCGCCTTGTACTCATCCGCCATCCCTGATGCGTACTGCGACTGTGCGAGGCCGACCTTGAACTCCCGCTTATTGCCGCGCCAACCGCTGACGCGCCGCATCTTGTCAATAGCCAGGAGGCGGTCCGGAAGCTGGGCAAACCAGACTGATGTATAGTACATCATGAAGTCCTTGAACTCCTCGCACGGCTGAATCTTGGCGAGATACACGGTGATATCATCGAGGTTCTGCGTCGTCGAATAGGAGTCCCCGATCAGTTGCCGGGTGCGCGCATCGTACAGAAGAGGCGTCAGGTGGAACGGCATGAGCCGGATATACTCGGCGCTGGCCAGGTCCGCATGACGGTTGTCGCCGGCCGCCCAATTCTGATAAATGCTCATGCCCGTGGTCAAAACCCGGCTCGAGTCGATTGGTTTCAGACTGTCGATCAGCCTGGCCGTCTCGCTCAGATAGCCAACGCGCAGATCACGCCGGAAATGATCCATCATCCGGTCGAACGCCTCAGGCGCACCACCTATCGAGCGTCGACTTACCGCCATTGCCGAGTCGGGCCAGCCTCGTTGCTCAAGATAATCTGCTGCCGCCGTAAGAAAGAGCGGGTCAGTTTCAGTAGAGACCAGAGCGGTAGCCGCGAGCGCCTCGGCTGCCTGGAACCGGTTCTCCAGCAAGTACTGACGGGCCTGTAGAAGGTCCGCAGTCGGCTTGGTGAGCCCGACCTTGCCGGCGTTCTGGATCGCCGTATCCGCGGTCTGATAGAGACCGGCACTAAGAGCTATTCGCGCCAGCACGAATTGCGCCTCCACGTTGTTTGGCGACAACAGCGCGTACCGTCGAGCGACATGCGATGCTTCCAGATGGTCCCCCAGCACTTCGTACACCCGCGCTGCACCTGCGAACGCCGGCGCGAAATCGGGCCGGCGCTCGGCTATTATGAGGTAGCTGTGCAGGGCATCGTACACCGCCAGGCGCCGCTCAAGGTTCAGGGCGTGACCAAACGCTCCCATCACCGAAGTCGAATCTGTCCGCGTAACGAGCGCAAATGTGGAATCGGCCCGGGTGAACTGGAGCTTACCAAGTTGCTCAAGGCCAAGTTGATACAGGCGCTCCGCTTCTTCGGCAGGTTTCTTGGCACATCCGGCCACCAGCAACAGTCCGGAAAGTATGGCAGCGATAAAGAATCTCATGTCAGAATCCTCTCAGTTGATGAAGCTCACATTCTCCAACCGGCGCTATCGATATCTTAGGCGACCAAATCCAGCGAGCAGCACAACTCCGGTCGACAGAACGCCCGAATATAGCAAATCCTGTGCTGAACGTGTAAAATGATTTTGGAAACGCGCTCAACAGATTCTATATTAACCATATGGCGATTCTTGAATCTCACGGCTTATACAAATACTACCGCAAGCGGCCGGTCGTCAACGATGTTTCCGTGCGAGTAGAGCCGGGCGAGGTGGTGGGTCTGCTGGGGCCTAACGGTGCCGGCAAAACAACCACCTTCTATATGATTATCGGCTTCATCAGGCCCGATGGCGGCACGGTGTTTCTGGGAGAGCGAGACATCAGCCGGATGCCGATGTACCGTCGTGCGAAACACGGTATCGGATACCTGGCTCAGGAAGCCTCGGTGTTTCGCAAGTTGAGTGTCGAAGACAACATCAGGGCCATTCTTCAGTTTCGGGGTTTGTCGCGCAAGGAACGAAAACAGCGTCTCGAGTCGCTCTTAAACGAACTGGATATCAACCACCTTAGGAAAAACAAGGCGTACACTCTTTCCGGCGGGGAACGACGCCGTGTCGAGATCACCCGTGCCCTGGTCAACGAACCGAAGTTTATCCTGCTCGACGAACCGTTCGCCGGTATCGACCCGATTGCGGTCGAGGATATCCAGAAGATCATCAACCGGCTCGTGGAACGGGGCTTGGGCGTGCTGATTACCGACCACAACGTGCGAGAGACGCTTTCGATATGTCATCGTGCGTATATCATGTGCGACGGCAAAATTCTCAAAGCCGGGACCTCGGAATTTCTGGCCAACGACCCGGAAGCCCGGAAGATCTACCTGGGCGAGAAGTTTCGCCTCAATTGAATGCGGAGCAAATAACAGCGCCTTCGCCAGGCGTGTAGAATAAATGAACGAACTGATAAGCGCCGGTAAATCCGGCAGTCGGTCAACCGATAACTAATAAAAACAGGACAACAACACCACGCGAATGCAGACTGCTTGATTGGCAACGGGTTAGACTATGAAACTGGAACTGAGACCGGGCGTACGACTTATTCAGACACTGGCGCCGCAGCTTATTCAGTCCCTGAAAATGCTGCAGATGCCGGTCCTGCAACTGGAACAGACCCTTCGTCAGGAGCTCTCCACCAATCCGCTTCTTGAAGAGGTGGAGGAACTCGAGGCCGAACCGGAAACCGCGCTGGAGGCACCCGAGTCCGAAATAGCAGCTCCAGAGACCGAGGAACCCGCCAACGAAAAAATCGACTGGGACAATTACCTGTTCGAAGACGACGAAGGGTACCGGGTCAAAGAGCAGCGGGAAGAGGATGAAGAGCATTTCGAGGGGGGAAACAGCCAGCCGGATAGTCTCTATACCCATCTGACCGAGCAGTTGTCGTTTCTCAAGCTCTCTCAGGAAGAGCACCTGATTGGTGAGTACATCATCGGTAATATCAGCCCCGAGGGGTATTTGACGATCAGCGTGCCGGAGATGGCGGTCGAATTGACTGTCGAGCCCTCGCGGATCGAGAATGTCCTCAAACTGATCCAGCGGTTCGACCCGATAGGCGTGGGGGCGCGCGATTTGCGGGAGTCACTGTTGATCCAATTGCGCGACCGCGGCATGGACTCCTCGCTGGCCTATCGCATTGTCGACGAACACCTGAAAGACCTCGAAAAGAAATCGATCCTCCAGATCGCCAAGATGATGGGAGTGCCGTTCGAAAAAGCGCAGAAGGCGATGGAGGTCATCAAGAGCCTCTCCCCCACACCGGCGTACGGACGCTTCGAACCCTCCGCCCAGCCGGTGGTGCCGGACCTGATAATCGATCGACTCGGCGACGAGTACGTCGTATATCACAACGACCGCAACGTGCCGCGCCTCCGTGTGAATGCCGGCTACAAAGAGCTGATCAAACGCGGAAACACGACCGCCAAGGACACCAAGGACTATATCAGGCAGAAACTCGAGCAGGCAAGGTGGCTTCTGAACGCCATCAACCAGCGCCGCTCGACCATGATCCGCGTGATGGAGGCGATTGTCGATGAGCAGCGGGAATTCTTCGACAAAGGCCCGGCCTTCCTGAGACCACTCATCATGGAGGACATCGCGCGCAAAGTGGATATGAACGTGGCCACTATCAGCCGCGTCTCCAACGGCAAATATGTGCAGACGCCGCTCGGCGTGTATGAGATCAAATACTTCTTCAACTCCGGTATCGCCAGCGATGGCGGCGAGGACATCTCCAAACGCGCCGTCAAGCAGCGGATCGAAGAGATCATCAAGGCCGAGGATGCCGAAAACCCACTCTCTGACCAGGATATTTTCAAGCAGTTGAATCAGGAAGGAACCCGGCTCGCCCGCCGCACCGTCACCAAGTACCGCGAAGAGTTGAAAATTAAGCCGGCCCGTTTCCGCAAGCGCGTGGTGTAGACATGACGCCAAATTCGACCGTTTCGCTGCGACCGGCGACAACACCCCTCGCGACTCTTCTCTAACAGTATGGGGGACAGGGAGTTATATCGCACGTCCGACCTGCCTCAAATTTATATGGCATGATTGGGAATCCGTGCGTTCTATTTAGTTGTAAGAAGAAA
The genomic region above belongs to Candidatus Zixiibacteriota bacterium and contains:
- the lptB gene encoding LPS export ABC transporter ATP-binding protein, which encodes MAILESHGLYKYYRKRPVVNDVSVRVEPGEVVGLLGPNGAGKTTTFYMIIGFIRPDGGTVFLGERDISRMPMYRRAKHGIGYLAQEASVFRKLSVEDNIRAILQFRGLSRKERKQRLESLLNELDINHLRKNKAYTLSGGERRRVEITRALVNEPKFILLDEPFAGIDPIAVEDIQKIINRLVERGLGVLITDHNVRETLSICHRAYIMCDGKILKAGTSEFLANDPEARKIYLGEKFRLN
- a CDS encoding tetratricopeptide repeat protein produces the protein MRFFIAAILSGLLLVAGCAKKPAEEAERLYQLGLEQLGKLQFTRADSTFALVTRTDSTSVMGAFGHALNLERRLAVYDALHSYLIIAERRPDFAPAFAGAARVYEVLGDHLEASHVARRYALLSPNNVEAQFVLARIALSAGLYQTADTAIQNAGKVGLTKPTADLLQARQYLLENRFQAAEALAATALVSTETDPLFLTAAADYLEQRGWPDSAMAVSRRSIGGAPEAFDRMMDHFRRDLRVGYLSETARLIDSLKPIDSSRVLTTGMSIYQNWAAGDNRHADLASAEYIRLMPFHLTPLLYDARTRQLIGDSYSTTQNLDDITVYLAKIQPCEEFKDFMMYYTSVWFAQLPDRLLAIDKMRRVSGWRGNKREFKVGLAQSQYASGMADEYKALRDSILQFRGNDPSWLTALGVACADRLVHLYADAEADFKQALAVAPENRPAFEQFAKMYTDQKQFDVALKRFDEYPFFARTFPELAVTRAWCLVGVKQVDAGVKLFAESIPYVKGNLAAFDRMEDALTRLDATTQARGVIDLMNRLNPDNPDAEARTAEYELDHGNYQAALEWADKAVAKSPDIIKASAIQAAALYGVGRREDAFKLFDEILARDDGDVETNLRFSRILAEEKVDTKRAGNMARQAVFYDRSSLRTQMNLCDVYIKSGRYDLARGEALKAIGNYPDEPLPQYFLGMAMYHEKNAGARKQLEKAIAMGLYGTSLESARETLTKL
- the rpoN gene encoding RNA polymerase factor sigma-54, giving the protein MKLELRPGVRLIQTLAPQLIQSLKMLQMPVLQLEQTLRQELSTNPLLEEVEELEAEPETALEAPESEIAAPETEEPANEKIDWDNYLFEDDEGYRVKEQREEDEEHFEGGNSQPDSLYTHLTEQLSFLKLSQEEHLIGEYIIGNISPEGYLTISVPEMAVELTVEPSRIENVLKLIQRFDPIGVGARDLRESLLIQLRDRGMDSSLAYRIVDEHLKDLEKKSILQIAKMMGVPFEKAQKAMEVIKSLSPTPAYGRFEPSAQPVVPDLIIDRLGDEYVVYHNDRNVPRLRVNAGYKELIKRGNTTAKDTKDYIRQKLEQARWLLNAINQRRSTMIRVMEAIVDEQREFFDKGPAFLRPLIMEDIARKVDMNVATISRVSNGKYVQTPLGVYEIKYFFNSGIASDGGEDISKRAVKQRIEEIIKAEDAENPLSDQDIFKQLNQEGTRLARRTVTKYREELKIKPARFRKRVV